A window of Longispora fulva contains these coding sequences:
- a CDS encoding AfsR/SARP family transcriptional regulator, protein MEFRLLGRVELVRDGVVVPLGRGQRTVVLVTLLLAENRSVPVDRLIDLLWADGPPQHARTVLHGHLSALRGTLGDRLETQPSGYRLHAPPEEVDAFRFRTALDTARSAPDESATATLRAALRMWRGPALQGAPDQLAGCAAQWEDARLEATELLAGALVRLGRPGEAIAELSTPADAHPLRETLIAPLVAALYATGRQADALGRYERTRAALADALGVDPGPALTSLHTAILRAEPLPILDTVGHLPGTSREHGHPRPASGARQEHGQPLPAPGDLPPPTPGALRERGLALAAQGRIDEASDCFHRLRALGRRLADPDIERSALANLAAAAIDLGDYRAARRSAVAAVVLSPRCRTDADRALALANLAVAEQALGRPGPARGYAAAALRAPTLPAPVAESLRTQLGGGR, encoded by the coding sequence ATGGAGTTTCGGCTGCTCGGCCGGGTGGAACTGGTCCGCGACGGCGTCGTCGTGCCCCTCGGCCGGGGCCAACGCACCGTGGTACTCGTCACGTTACTGCTCGCCGAGAACCGGTCCGTGCCCGTGGACCGGCTGATCGACCTGCTCTGGGCCGACGGCCCGCCCCAGCACGCCAGGACCGTGCTGCACGGCCACCTCTCCGCACTGCGCGGCACCCTCGGCGACCGCCTGGAAACCCAACCATCCGGGTACCGGCTGCACGCGCCGCCCGAGGAGGTCGACGCCTTCCGATTCCGCACCGCCCTCGACACCGCCAGGTCCGCCCCCGACGAGTCGGCGACCGCGACCCTGCGCGCCGCGCTGCGGATGTGGCGGGGACCGGCCCTGCAGGGGGCGCCGGACCAGCTCGCCGGGTGCGCCGCCCAGTGGGAGGACGCCCGTCTGGAGGCCACGGAACTGCTCGCCGGGGCGCTCGTCCGGCTCGGGCGACCCGGCGAGGCGATCGCGGAACTGTCCACGCCCGCCGACGCGCACCCGCTGCGGGAGACCCTGATCGCGCCGCTGGTCGCGGCGCTGTACGCCACCGGCCGGCAGGCCGACGCGCTCGGCCGATACGAGCGGACCCGCGCCGCGCTCGCCGACGCGCTCGGCGTCGACCCGGGGCCGGCACTGACCTCGCTGCACACGGCGATCCTGCGCGCCGAGCCGCTGCCCATCCTGGACACGGTCGGTCATCTCCCCGGCACGTCCAGGGAGCACGGCCACCCGCGGCCAGCCTCCGGCGCGCGACAGGAACATGGCCAGCCGCTGCCCGCGCCCGGCGACCTTCCGCCGCCCACCCCCGGCGCGCTCCGGGAACGCGGCCTCGCGCTGGCCGCGCAGGGCCGGATCGACGAGGCCTCCGACTGCTTCCACCGGCTGCGCGCCCTGGGCCGGCGCCTGGCGGACCCCGACATCGAACGCTCGGCGCTGGCCAACCTGGCCGCCGCCGCCATCGATCTGGGCGACTACCGCGCGGCCCGCCGGTCGGCGGTGGCCGCGGTCGTGCTGAGCCCGCGGTGCCGGACCGACGCGGACCGGGCGCTCGCGCTGGCGAACCTGGCGGTCGCCGAACAGGCCCTCGGCAGACCGGGCCCGGCCAGGGGGTACGCGGCGGCAGCTCTGCGCGCGCCCACCCTGCCGGCCCCGGTCGCCGAGAGCCTGCGGACCCAGCTCGGCGGAGGGCGCTGA
- a CDS encoding M14 family zinc carboxypeptidase yields MAYLTTAGIEGALRYLASGYPTLCQLITMPEHSVEGRTIRAVKIGKGGGANRRGVLYIGGVHARELVNPDMLVSLGFQMCQSYTQGTDIVLGGRTYQASTVKLIMDAMDVYLLPLVNPDGRTWVQSPAGYAMWRKNRRVNPGASCMGVDVNRNYDFLFSSGIGTSTDACSDVFRGPSAFSEPETRNVRWMLDSFPNIRGFIDVHSYSELVLLPWGDDSTQTSDPGQNFANPAYNGLRGNPGDTVYAEYMQPDDNTWFFNAGNAVRDAIAAVRGRNYLVEHSVGLYPTSGTSDDYVYARHLVDTGKTKVYALTIETAREFQPAAAEAAQVIKEGCSALLQFSTQVLCLADSLAADSAVELDMTALRHLRDHTLAGSVVGRRYVSQLAQHTPAMAQLLAGDPELRNQCVEILRDLRPALSADGGTAVPEEVIKRIDKLAANLSRRKDADPDLAAALDGLRADLEAFRGRPIAEGLHELDRKVALPGRVATMSGRRAR; encoded by the coding sequence ATGGCGTACCTGACGACGGCGGGCATCGAGGGTGCCCTGCGGTATCTGGCGAGTGGCTACCCGACGTTGTGCCAGCTGATCACCATGCCCGAGCACAGCGTGGAGGGTCGCACCATCCGGGCCGTGAAGATCGGGAAGGGTGGCGGGGCCAACCGGCGCGGCGTGCTCTACATCGGCGGCGTGCACGCCCGTGAGCTGGTCAATCCGGACATGCTGGTGTCGCTGGGGTTCCAGATGTGCCAGTCCTACACCCAGGGCACGGACATCGTGCTGGGCGGGCGGACGTACCAGGCCTCGACCGTGAAACTGATCATGGACGCGATGGACGTGTACCTGCTGCCCCTGGTCAACCCGGACGGCCGGACGTGGGTCCAGTCCCCGGCCGGGTACGCGATGTGGCGGAAGAACCGCCGGGTCAACCCGGGGGCGTCGTGCATGGGCGTGGACGTCAACCGCAACTACGACTTCCTGTTCTCCAGCGGGATCGGCACCTCCACCGACGCGTGCAGCGACGTGTTCAGGGGCCCGTCGGCGTTCTCCGAGCCGGAGACCCGCAACGTGCGGTGGATGCTCGACTCGTTCCCGAACATCCGGGGCTTCATCGACGTGCACTCGTACTCGGAACTGGTCCTGCTGCCGTGGGGGGACGACAGCACCCAGACGAGCGACCCGGGGCAGAACTTCGCCAACCCCGCCTACAACGGGCTGCGCGGCAACCCGGGCGACACGGTGTACGCGGAGTACATGCAGCCCGACGACAACACCTGGTTCTTCAACGCCGGCAACGCGGTCCGCGACGCCATCGCCGCCGTGCGCGGGCGCAACTACCTGGTCGAGCACTCCGTCGGGTTGTACCCGACCTCCGGTACCTCCGACGACTACGTCTACGCCCGGCACCTGGTGGACACCGGCAAGACCAAGGTGTACGCGCTGACCATCGAGACCGCCCGGGAGTTCCAACCGGCGGCGGCGGAGGCCGCCCAGGTGATCAAGGAGGGGTGCTCGGCGCTGCTGCAGTTCAGCACGCAGGTGCTCTGCCTGGCCGACTCGCTCGCCGCGGACTCCGCCGTCGAGCTGGACATGACGGCACTGCGGCACCTGCGCGACCACACCCTCGCCGGGTCGGTCGTCGGGCGACGCTACGTCAGTCAACTGGCCCAGCACACCCCGGCCATGGCGCAGCTGCTCGCCGGGGACCCGGAACTGCGCAACCAGTGCGTGGAGATCCTGCGCGACCTGCGGCCGGCGCTGTCGGCCGACGGCGGCACGGCGGTACCCGAAGAGGTGATCAAGCGGATCGACAAACTGGCGGCGAACCTGTCCCGCCGCAAGGACGCCGACCCGGACCTGGCCGCGGCCCTCGACGGGTTGCGGGCCGACCTGGAGGCGTTCCGGGGGCGGCCGATCGCGGAGGGACTGCACGAACTCGACCGGAAGGTGGCACTGCCAGGGCGGGTGGCCACGATGTCCGGCCGGCGCGCCCGGTGA